A genomic stretch from Mya arenaria isolate MELC-2E11 chromosome 10, ASM2691426v1 includes:
- the LOC128205404 gene encoding uncharacterized protein LOC128205404 isoform X3 produces the protein MAAGLGNSSLANDNIFCQPCKGEGEIKDAYGYCQKCQEYMCRDCIKYVHRMSKNKGHYILTGEQMPSTLPERDDQGSAEEYSETCKIHTNETLKFFCPDHEAFECGVCIVLDHRACSVQFVPDAAKGFSNTPEYKDQIHMLEEIQNDIQTCVDTVEERSASANDVHLVALGDLKKFRKEINEYLDETERDIESSAEHLKDGVDEKIGELRNKYVEIKGRADKSKQTIDLASSDEVRLFMTSKRSGKDIERLKLSVDKLKKTCQLDDLRYKFKPSSIFEKILILKRKFGKMTVTTEEENDAERDTNEDELDLIEDENGQIEGDLIASGKTSFCPSGLKDILVISDDDVYEQTNKWCQECKSYICLRTFGEIHFKETHIKRVQYPTCNIVGMAVPSPGYIVVADNQCRSVKLVDTSNSKVLARYSTASYPMYGDLPYDVTVVSNEKIAVIYSGDSTGYLRIISAENNSLAILCQVIIPTFGYVFYNNCQFYLSSASCISVRDDKIKDAQIRNFEIKGNASSRKPVLSVSDGNVFYIPDYASWNSYTLRKVSLDGTILSTYTDWDFQTPGVVTSVGDGTILLYINDKQELFLMSENCEMIKSVMKFKEEDGIKNITTMTFCSETKTLFVGENNSSTIKAIHFT, from the coding sequence ATGGCGGCAGGACTAGGCAACAGTTCACTTGCAAATGacaacattttttgtcagcccTGTAAAGGTGAAGGTGAAATCAAGGACGCATATGGGTACTGTCAGAAGTGTCAGGAATACATGTGTCGAGATTGCATCAAATACGTTCACAGAATGTCAAAAAACAAGGGTCATTATATTCTTACAGGAGAACAAATGCCTTCAACACTACCAGAAAGAGATGACCAGGGCTCAGCCGAAGAATATTCAGAAACGTGCAAGATACACACCAACGAGACTTTAAAGTTCTTCTGTCCTGACCACGAGGCATTTGAATGTGGAGTGTGTATTGTACTTGATCACCGGGCGTGTTCGGTTCAGTTCGTTCCAGATGCCGCTAAAGGGTTCAGCAATACTCCTGAATATAAAGATCAAATACACATGCTTGAAGAGATACAAAACGATATCCAAACTTGTGTAGATACAGTTGAAGAAAGATCAGCCTCTGCAAATGATGTCCATTTAGTTGCTCTTGGTGATCTCAAGAAgtttagaaaagaaataaatgagTACCTGGATGAAACAGAAAGGGATATTGAGTCATCTGCTGAACATCTGAAGGATGGAGTTGATGAAAAGATAGGAGAACTGAGGaacaaatatgttgaaataaaaggtAGAGCtgataaatctaaacaaaccaTTGACCTTGCATCAAGTGATGAAGTACGGCTGTTTATGACATCAAAAAGGTCAGGGAAAGATATTGAAAGGTTAAAGCTGTCAGTTGACAAACTAAAGAAGACTTGTCAGCTTGACGATTTGAGATATAAGTTCAAACCAAGTtctatatttgagaaaatactgATTTTGAAAAGGAAGTTTGGCAAAATGACTGTCACGACTGAAGAAGAAAATGATGCTGAAAGAGATACAAATGAGGATGAGTTAGATCTAATTGAAGATGAAAATGGTCAAATAGAAGGAGATCTTATTGCTTCTGGAAAAACGTCTTTTTGCCCATCTGGCTTAAAAGATATTTTGGTTATCAGTGATGATGACGTATACGAACAAACTAACAAATGGTGTCAAGAGTGCAAATCATATATCTGTTTGAGAACGTTTGGCGAAATTCATTTTAAGGAAACCCATATCAAACGTGTACAGTACCCGACTTGCAATATAGTAGGTATGGCTGTGCCTTCCCCCGGATATATTGTAGTTGCGGACAACCAGTGTCGCTCAGTGAAGTTAGTTGATACTTCCAATAGCAAAGTTTTGGCTAGATACTCCACTGCCTCTTATCCAATGTACGGTGACCTGCCATATGATGTAACGGTAGTTTCAAATGAAAAGATTGCAGTTATTTATAGTGGAGATAGCACCGGCTATCTACGCATTATATCCGCAGAAAATAACAGTTTGGCTATACTTTGCCAGGTTATTATTCCAACTTTCGGATATGTTTTCTACAACAATTGTCAATTCTATTTGTCGTCTGCATCTTGCATCAGTGTCCGAGATGATAAAATCAAAGATGCACAGATTAGAAATTTTGAAATCAAAGGCAATGCCAGTTCTAGAAAGCCTGTATTGAGCGTATCTGATGGCAATGTGTTTTACATCCCGGACTATGCTAGCTGGAACAGTTACACTCTTAGAAAGGTATCTTTAGATGGAACAATTTTGTCTACTTATACGGACTGGGACTTTCAAACGCCAGGAGTCGTAACATCTGTCGGGGACGGAACAATTCTGCTTTACATCAATGATAAACAGGAACTCTTTCTAATGTCGGAGAACTGTGAGATGATAAAAAGTGTGATGAAGTTCAAAGAAGAAGATGGGATCAAAAATATAACGACAATGACTTTCTGTTCAGAAACCAAGACCCTCTTTGTGGGTGAAAATAATTCCTCAACTATCAAAGCTATACATTTTACATAG
- the LOC128205404 gene encoding uncharacterized protein LOC128205404 isoform X4, translating into MPSTLPERDDQGSAEEYSETCKIHTNETLKFFCPDHEAFECGVCIVLDHRACSVQFVPDAAKGFSNTPEYKDQIHMLEEIQNDIQTCVDTVEERSASANDVHLVALGDLKKFRKEINEYLDETERDIESSAEHLKDGVDEKIGELRNKYVEIKGRADKSKQTIDLASSDEVRLFMTSKRSGKDIERLKLSVDKLKKTCQLDDLRYKFKPSSIFEKILILKRKFGKMTVTTEEENDAERDTNEDELDLIEDENGQIEGDLIASGKTSFCPSGLKDILVISDDDVYEQTNKWCQECKSYICLRTFGEIHFKETHIKRVQYPTCNIVGMAVPSPGYIVVADNQCRSVKLVDTSNSKVLARYSTASYPMYGDLPYDVTVVSNEKIAVIYSGDSTGYLRIISAENNSLAILCQVIIPTFGYVFYNNCQFYLSSASCISVRDDKIKDAQIRNFEIKGNASSRKPVLSVSDGNVFYIPDYASWNSYTLRKVSLDGTILSTYTDWDFQTPGVVTSVGDGTILLYINDKQELFLMSENCEMIKSVMKFKEEDGIKNITTMTFCSETKTLFVGENNSSTIKAIHFT; encoded by the coding sequence ATGCCTTCAACACTACCAGAAAGAGATGACCAGGGCTCAGCCGAAGAATATTCAGAAACGTGCAAGATACACACCAACGAGACTTTAAAGTTCTTCTGTCCTGACCACGAGGCATTTGAATGTGGAGTGTGTATTGTACTTGATCACCGGGCGTGTTCGGTTCAGTTCGTTCCAGATGCCGCTAAAGGGTTCAGCAATACTCCTGAATATAAAGATCAAATACACATGCTTGAAGAGATACAAAACGATATCCAAACTTGTGTAGATACAGTTGAAGAAAGATCAGCCTCTGCAAATGATGTCCATTTAGTTGCTCTTGGTGATCTCAAGAAgtttagaaaagaaataaatgagTACCTGGATGAAACAGAAAGGGATATTGAGTCATCTGCTGAACATCTGAAGGATGGAGTTGATGAAAAGATAGGAGAACTGAGGaacaaatatgttgaaataaaaggtAGAGCtgataaatctaaacaaaccaTTGACCTTGCATCAAGTGATGAAGTACGGCTGTTTATGACATCAAAAAGGTCAGGGAAAGATATTGAAAGGTTAAAGCTGTCAGTTGACAAACTAAAGAAGACTTGTCAGCTTGACGATTTGAGATATAAGTTCAAACCAAGTtctatatttgagaaaatactgATTTTGAAAAGGAAGTTTGGCAAAATGACTGTCACGACTGAAGAAGAAAATGATGCTGAAAGAGATACAAATGAGGATGAGTTAGATCTAATTGAAGATGAAAATGGTCAAATAGAAGGAGATCTTATTGCTTCTGGAAAAACGTCTTTTTGCCCATCTGGCTTAAAAGATATTTTGGTTATCAGTGATGATGACGTATACGAACAAACTAACAAATGGTGTCAAGAGTGCAAATCATATATCTGTTTGAGAACGTTTGGCGAAATTCATTTTAAGGAAACCCATATCAAACGTGTACAGTACCCGACTTGCAATATAGTAGGTATGGCTGTGCCTTCCCCCGGATATATTGTAGTTGCGGACAACCAGTGTCGCTCAGTGAAGTTAGTTGATACTTCCAATAGCAAAGTTTTGGCTAGATACTCCACTGCCTCTTATCCAATGTACGGTGACCTGCCATATGATGTAACGGTAGTTTCAAATGAAAAGATTGCAGTTATTTATAGTGGAGATAGCACCGGCTATCTACGCATTATATCCGCAGAAAATAACAGTTTGGCTATACTTTGCCAGGTTATTATTCCAACTTTCGGATATGTTTTCTACAACAATTGTCAATTCTATTTGTCGTCTGCATCTTGCATCAGTGTCCGAGATGATAAAATCAAAGATGCACAGATTAGAAATTTTGAAATCAAAGGCAATGCCAGTTCTAGAAAGCCTGTATTGAGCGTATCTGATGGCAATGTGTTTTACATCCCGGACTATGCTAGCTGGAACAGTTACACTCTTAGAAAGGTATCTTTAGATGGAACAATTTTGTCTACTTATACGGACTGGGACTTTCAAACGCCAGGAGTCGTAACATCTGTCGGGGACGGAACAATTCTGCTTTACATCAATGATAAACAGGAACTCTTTCTAATGTCGGAGAACTGTGAGATGATAAAAAGTGTGATGAAGTTCAAAGAAGAAGATGGGATCAAAAATATAACGACAATGACTTTCTGTTCAGAAACCAAGACCCTCTTTGTGGGTGAAAATAATTCCTCAACTATCAAAGCTATACATTTTACATAG
- the LOC128204310 gene encoding uncharacterized protein LOC128204310, which yields MPLIPPERDDHGSAEEYSEMCKVHANETLKFFCPDHGAFECGVCIVLDHRACSVQFVPDVAKGFSNTSEYRDQINMLREIQNDIQTCEDKVEEKSVSANDVHLVGLGDLKKFRKKINEYLDESERNIESFAEHLKAEVDEKIRELKKKYVQLKGIGDKSEQTLEIASSDEVRLYMTSTRSKKDIEGLKLSVDKIKKTCQQDNMRYEFKPDSVFEKMLSLQRNLGKMTITNEIQDDKSDNTADEFDIDESDQKCTLSDSITFDQVPSITNISIESTDDVYQTCSCKHPNCWKNEEEDHKKEVKEYWSCCITGMAVLSPGRLVVADSGCHSVKLIDTSNNKVLARYSTAPYPTQGQKPFDVTVVSNENIAVTYNPNTSYMRLRILSTENNTLSERYSVIIQSLRTLYVSYINDRFYLSDGSSISVRDDKINDAQVRKFEIKGNSCYRKPVLNASDGNAYYVTDKIAGTLTLLEKSL from the coding sequence ATGCCTTTAATACCTCCGGAAAGAGATGACCATGGATCCGCCGAGGAATATTCAGAAATGTGCAAAGTTCACGCCAATGAAACACTAAAGTTCTTTTGTCCTGACCATGGGGCATTTGAATGCGGAGTTTGTATTGTACTTGATCACCGGGCGTGTTCGGTTCAGTTTGTTCCGGATGTCGCTAAAGGGTTCAGCAATACCTCTGAATATAGAGATCAAATAAACATGCTCAGAGAGATTCAAAACGATATCCAAACTTGTGAAGATAAGGTTGAAGAAAAATCAGTCTCTGCTAATGATGTCCATTTAGTTGGTCTTGGTGATCTAAAGAAGtttaggaaaaaaataaatgagtacCTGGATGAATCAGAAAGGAATATTGAGTCATTTGCTGAACATTTGAAGGCTGAAGTTGATGAAAAGATAAGAGAGCTAAAGAAGAAATATGTTCAATTAAAAGGTATAGGTGATAAATCTGAACAAACCCTTGAAATTGCATCAAGTGATGAAGTACGGTTGTATATGACATCAACGAGGTCAAAGAAAGACATTGAAGGCTTAAAGCTGTCAGTTGACAAAATAAAGAAGACCTGTCAGCAGGACAATATGAGATACGAGTTCAAACCGGATTCTGTATTTGAGAAAATGTTGAGCTTGCAGAGAAATCTTGGCAAAATGACAATAACGAATGAGATACAAGATGATAAAAGTGATAACACAGCAGATGAGTTTGATATCGATGAATCTGATCAAAAGTGTACACTCAGTGATTCTATTACATTTGATCAAGTGCCCAGTATAACTAATATTTCAATAGAAAGTACTGATGatgtatatcaaacatgttCATGTAAGCACCCTAATTGTTGGAAAAATGAGGAGGAAGATCATAAAAAGGAAGTTAAAGAATACTGGAGCTGCTGTATAACAGGAATGGCCGTGCTGTCCCCAGGAAGGCTTGTAGTTGCAGACAGTGGGTGTCACTCAGTGAAGTTAATTGACACGTCCAACAACAAGGTTCTGGCTAGATACTCAACTGCCCCGTATCCAACTCAAGGTCAAAAGCCATTTGATGTAACAGtagtttcaaatgaaaatattgcagtAACCTATAATCCAAACACTTCCTATATGCGTCTGAGAATACTATCCACAGAAAATAACACTCTTTCTGAACGTTATAGTGTTATAATTCAAAGTCTCAGAACTCTATATGTTTCCTACATCAATGATCGATTTTATTTGTCGGATGGTTCTTCTATCAGTGTCCGAGATGATAAAATCAATGATGCACAGGTTAGAAAATTTGAAATCAAAGGCAACTCCTGTTATAGAAAGCCTGTATTGAACGCTTCTGATGGCAATGCGTATTACGTCACGGACAAAATAGCTGGGACACTTACACTCTTAGAAAAGTCTCTTTAG